The following proteins are encoded in a genomic region of Arachis stenosperma cultivar V10309 chromosome 4, arast.V10309.gnm1.PFL2, whole genome shotgun sequence:
- the LOC130974608 gene encoding protein FAR1-RELATED SEQUENCE 2-like, translating into MNVDTEPLSSQDNIEDSIMTGAEENVNCTCDFINQTFESSDAAYNLYVRYVRCLGFGIYKGDTARGKDGTQRRRRFFCIKKGKRAEKYISSLSRKREYRTLTRTGCEAMLAVYLDTKTLTWRVKKLVEKHNHDLVPQCLVHLIPNHRGLTEPQKAQANTMHDHGLPTSKIMGLMVSQAGGYANVGFTKKDLDNHFQRTRRAKFIGGDSNATTSYLLGKADVDPMAMARYSSNCWMPLIIFCS; encoded by the coding sequence ATGAATGTTGACACGGAACCACTCAGTTCACAAGACAACATCGAAGATTCCATCATGACTGGTGCAGAAGAAAATGTTAACTGCACTTGTGATTTTATAAACCAGACCTTTGAATCATCGGATGCAGCTTATAACTTGTATGTACGTTATGTGAGGTGTCTCGGGTTTGGAATTTACAAGGGTGATACAGCACGTGGAAAAGATGGAACACAGCGCAGAAGGAGGTTTTTTTGCATCAAGAAAGGAAAGAGAGCCGAGAAATACATATCTAGTCTGAGTAGGAAGAGGGAGTATAGAACGCTGACTCGcactggctgtgaagccatgctTGCGGTGTATCTTGACACTAAAACTTTGACTTGGAGGGTTAAAAAATTAGTCGAGAAGCACAACCACGATCTTGTCCCACAATGCTTGGTACACCTTATTCCAAACCACCGAGGGTTGACTGAGCCACAAAAAGCTCAGGCGAATACCATGCATGATCATGGTCTCCCAACCTCTAAAATAATGGGACTAATGGTAAGCCAAGCCGGTGGTTATGCCAATGTCGGGTTCACAAAGAAGGACCTAGATAATCACTTTCAAAGAACTCGTCGTGCAAAGTTCATTGGTGGGGATTCTAATGCGACGACTAGCTATCTACTTGGGAAAGCAGATGTTGACCCGATGGCCATGGCAAGGTACAGTTCTAACTGCTGGATGCCCCTCATAATTTTTTGTTCCTAG